The following DNA comes from Acidicapsa ligni.
CCAGTAGAAAGGATGCCAGTACGGTAAATGCCGGGCCGCACATTCCCTCCGCGATAAGCCGAAGCGTTCGCGCTCCGAGGATGCGCTTGAGCCGTATTTCTTCGGCCTGGCGCGGAGCCTGGGCGAGCAGCAGGCCAGCATAGTTCAAGCCCGCAGCCACGATCAGAGTTACCGCTACGATGAAGGTCAAGTGAGACCAACTGCGCAGCTTGGCGTCCCGCACTGGATCGTTTGTCAGGCCGTCGCTGAGGTGAAGGTGGAAGCGGCGATTTTCAGGCGCGTGGGCAAACCGCTCCAATGCAATACGATTTCCCTGCACTGTCGGCGTGGACGATGCTGTCAGGACAAAAAAGATCGGCTCCATCTTCCATGAGATGCGTTCAGCGGATGCGGATTGCGACCTGGTATTCGAGGCTGCGGCCCTGCTTCCGTTTCCCAGTGCGATCATCTTTTCTGGAGCTACCCAGGCATCTGTTTCCGCCCAAAGTCCGGTGAAGCTGCGCGGTGCAACGCCGATGACACGATATTGGCCGCCATTCAGAGTTGCATCCTGGCCGAGCGCGCTGTGGACGGAGCCGAAGAGCTGCTTCGCAAGAGATTCGGCCAGCACTACTTCAGGCTCGCCAGAGCCGTTGTCCCAGCCCGGAGCAAAGCTTCCGGCAAACACTCCTCCGCGCGTAAAACCTGGGAAAAAACTGGAAGAAACGCCGGAAACCGAGATTTCCCGGCCTTGCCCATGCGCCAGTAACCTGGCTCGCACAGGGCCGCCGTAAGCAGCTATTGCCACCCCTGGAACTGAGATGTGGCTGGAGAGATATTCATAGGCTGGCCAGGGGAGCGAGCGGGATGCGCCTCCGACTGTCTCTTCGGCGAGAGTTTCAAAGGAGAGCGGAAGCAGACCGTTAGAACCGGTGCGCGACATGGCGGCCATCACGGTAAAGGCCAGGGTTGATCCGGCAAATCCCAGGGCCAGAATCAGGCCGGCAAGCATCGTCAGAATTGGACTGCGCCGAAAAGAACGGCGAACTTCACGCACGATCAATGGTTGAATCTCCCTGTCAGCCCTTCATATCGAGAGCTATTTGCAATACGTCGACACTTGCTGCT
Coding sequences within:
- a CDS encoding ABC transporter permease: MREVRRSFRRSPILTMLAGLILALGFAGSTLAFTVMAAMSRTGSNGLLPLSFETLAEETVGGASRSLPWPAYEYLSSHISVPGVAIAAYGGPVRARLLAHGQGREISVSGVSSSFFPGFTRGGVFAGSFAPGWDNGSGEPEVVLAESLAKQLFGSVHSALGQDATLNGGQYRVIGVAPRSFTGLWAETDAWVAPEKMIALGNGSRAAASNTRSQSASAERISWKMEPIFFVLTASSTPTVQGNRIALERFAHAPENRRFHLHLSDGLTNDPVRDAKLRSWSHLTFIVAVTLIVAAGLNYAGLLLAQAPRQAEEIRLKRILGARTLRLIAEGMCGPAFTVLASFLLAAAGTILSLIFFGKQAAVLLPAGSISWPNVTHTLAVELAAVCLLAAAIALLPALRLLREGGAPRLGYTSTGDKWTGIAMRSMVAVQMASCIVMCLLAAPWSRQFAACRKRRLALNRLT